The Geodermatophilaceae bacterium NBWT11 genome has a segment encoding these proteins:
- a CDS encoding CHRD domain-containing protein yields MTAVGPAAAETEVPRPASFTSAFTAMATPDMVINNDGVATPGEPGASGTFTYMINSDTEVICYDISLTGVTPPYQSPAKTATHIHQGDAGQAGPPRIAFPNPEDDGSGTLTSSGCLQGPFTTGVVANGADTGEGFTLDQIEADPSAFFTDTHTAAFAAGAVRGQLTAIPVGGVETGAGGTSVLADDGSTGTVVGLVGGSALLAAGGALLLRRRTAQQ; encoded by the coding sequence CTGACCGCCGTCGGCCCCGCCGCCGCCGAGACCGAGGTGCCCCGCCCGGCCTCCTTCACCAGCGCCTTCACCGCGATGGCCACCCCCGACATGGTGATCAACAACGACGGGGTGGCCACGCCCGGCGAGCCCGGCGCCTCCGGCACGTTCACGTACATGATCAACTCCGACACCGAGGTGATCTGCTACGACATCAGCCTCACCGGGGTGACCCCGCCCTACCAGTCGCCGGCCAAGACCGCGACGCACATCCACCAGGGCGACGCCGGCCAGGCCGGGCCGCCGCGGATCGCGTTCCCGAACCCCGAGGACGACGGCTCCGGCACCCTCACCAGCTCCGGCTGCCTGCAGGGCCCCTTCACCACGGGCGTGGTCGCGAACGGCGCGGACACCGGTGAGGGCTTCACCCTCGACCAGATCGAGGCCGACCCCTCGGCGTTCTTCACCGACACGCACACCGCGGCCTTCGCGGCCGGGGCGGTGCGCGGCCAGCTGACCGCCATCCCGGTCGGCGGGGTCGAGACCGGCGCCGGTGGCACTTCCGTCCTGGCCGACGACGGGTCCACGGGGACCGTCGTCGGCCTGGTCGGCGGCTCCGCGCTCCTCGCCGCCGGCGGGGCGCTCCTGCTCCGTCGCCGCACCGCCCAGCAGTGA
- a CDS encoding amidinotransferase: protein MCPPTHFDVVYAINPWMHPGTPVDVDRALSQWAGLVAVFESLGHRVDVLPPAPGLPDMVFAANGATVVDGRALGASFAHAERRAEADLHAGFLTGLGIEVHRPQHVNEGEGDFAVAGDWLLAGTGFRTSTAAHAEAQELFGRPVVTLHLVDPRFYHLDTCLTVLDDLHGQATVAWYPPAFSAGSQAVVRTLFPDAVEATEADALAFGLNAVSDGRHVVLPQQARQLAADLAARGFEPIGVDLSELLAAGGSVKCCTQELRARRSG, encoded by the coding sequence ATGTGCCCGCCCACCCACTTCGACGTCGTCTACGCGATCAACCCGTGGATGCACCCGGGCACCCCGGTGGACGTGGACCGGGCACTGTCCCAGTGGGCCGGACTGGTCGCGGTGTTCGAGTCCCTGGGGCACCGGGTCGACGTGCTCCCGCCGGCCCCGGGCCTGCCGGACATGGTGTTCGCGGCCAACGGGGCCACCGTGGTCGACGGCCGGGCGCTGGGTGCCTCGTTCGCGCACGCCGAGCGGCGGGCCGAGGCCGACCTGCACGCCGGGTTCCTGACCGGCCTGGGCATCGAGGTGCACCGCCCGCAGCACGTCAACGAGGGCGAGGGCGACTTCGCGGTCGCCGGGGACTGGCTGCTCGCCGGCACCGGCTTCCGCACCTCGACCGCCGCGCACGCCGAGGCCCAGGAGCTCTTCGGCCGGCCGGTGGTCACCCTGCACCTGGTCGACCCGCGCTTCTACCACCTGGACACCTGCCTGACCGTGCTCGACGACCTGCACGGCCAGGCCACGGTCGCCTGGTACCCGCCGGCGTTCTCCGCGGGCAGCCAGGCCGTCGTCCGCACGCTGTTCCCCGACGCGGTCGAGGCCACCGAGGCCGACGCGCTGGCCTTCGGGCTCAACGCGGTCTCCGACGGGCGCCACGTCGTGCTGCCCCAGCAGGCCCGCCAGCTCGCTGCCGACCTGGCCGCCCGCGGCTTCGAGCCGATCGGGGTGGACCTGTCCGAGCTGCTGGCCGCCGGGGGCAGCGTCAAGTGCTGCACCCAGGAGCTGCGGGCCCGCCGGTCGGGCTGA
- a CDS encoding anti-sigma factor, which yields MSTHREQREALGGYALGHGDDAERAAVRAHLDGCAACRAELAALTPLRARLAGVDPDRLDDAPAPPPGLGDAVLARIAAEQATAPVPLHRRRWAPAVAAVGIAAAGVVVGWVARPVPDPLPLEAVAVQVADADVEATADVVPHTWGMEVQLSGEGFTAGEVYRVQVTEVDGDSVPAGEFLGIGPGQLDCNLNSSVLREDATGFEVLDSTGTVVLASDF from the coding sequence GTGAGCACGCACCGGGAACAGCGCGAGGCGCTCGGGGGGTACGCCCTCGGGCACGGGGACGACGCCGAACGGGCCGCCGTCCGGGCGCACCTGGACGGGTGCGCGGCCTGCCGCGCGGAGCTGGCCGCCCTCACCCCGCTGCGCGCCCGGCTCGCCGGGGTCGACCCCGATCGGCTCGACGACGCCCCCGCTCCCCCGCCCGGGCTCGGTGACGCCGTGCTGGCCCGGATCGCCGCCGAGCAGGCCACCGCGCCCGTCCCGCTGCACCGCCGTCGGTGGGCACCCGCCGTGGCCGCGGTCGGGATCGCCGCGGCCGGGGTGGTCGTGGGCTGGGTCGCCCGCCCGGTGCCCGACCCGCTGCCGCTGGAGGCCGTCGCGGTGCAGGTCGCCGATGCCGACGTCGAGGCCACCGCCGACGTCGTCCCGCACACCTGGGGCATGGAGGTCCAGCTGTCCGGTGAGGGCTTCACCGCCGGGGAGGTGTACCGGGTGCAGGTCACCGAGGTCGACGGAGACTCGGTGCCCGCCGGGGAGTTCCTCGGCATCGGCCCCGGCCAGCTGGACTGCAACCTCAACAGCTCGGTGCTGCGGGAGGACGCGACCGGGTTCGAGGTGCTCGACAGCACCGGCACCGTCGTCCTCGCGTCGGACTTCTGA
- a CDS encoding sigma-70 family RNA polymerase sigma factor — protein MGRLGRSATPRDVERFDAREAYAAHGAELYRFALRQLGDGGAAQDVVQEVFLRAWRAADSYDPQLASLRTWLFAIARNVVVDETRRFAVRPWQGQLSDTAGADVPAGGVLDEQLVDAWVVEEALRRLGPDHRTAIVQTHLRGRPHGEVAAELGIPVGTLRSRVFYGLKALRLAMEEMGVEP, from the coding sequence ATGGGACGGCTGGGCAGGTCGGCGACGCCCCGCGACGTCGAGCGCTTCGACGCCCGGGAGGCCTACGCCGCGCACGGGGCCGAGCTGTACCGGTTTGCACTGCGCCAGCTCGGTGACGGCGGGGCCGCCCAGGACGTCGTCCAGGAGGTGTTCCTGCGGGCCTGGCGCGCGGCGGACTCCTACGACCCCCAGCTGGCGAGCCTGCGGACCTGGCTCTTCGCGATCGCCCGCAACGTGGTGGTCGACGAGACGCGGCGGTTCGCCGTCCGCCCGTGGCAGGGCCAGCTCAGCGACACCGCCGGTGCCGACGTCCCGGCCGGCGGGGTGCTCGACGAGCAGCTCGTGGACGCCTGGGTGGTCGAGGAGGCGTTGCGCCGACTCGGCCCGGACCACCGGACCGCGATCGTGCAGACCCACCTGCGCGGCCGGCCGCACGGCGAGGTGGCTGCCGAGCTCGGCATCCCGGTGGGCACACTGCGCAGCCGGGTGTTCTACGGACTGAAGGCACTGCGGCTGGCGATGGAGGAGATGGGGGTGGAACCGTGA
- a CDS encoding UBP-type zinc finger domain-containing protein: MSAPSGIDPTVPPSGPGCVECEASGSWWFHLRRCAQCGHVGCCDSSLGKHTTAHAEETGHPVMQSYEPGEDWFFDYRTQDSVAGPELAAPTSHPADQPTPGPAGRVPADWVQQLGG, translated from the coding sequence ATGAGCGCACCGAGTGGCATCGACCCGACCGTCCCGCCGAGCGGCCCGGGCTGCGTGGAGTGCGAGGCCAGCGGCTCCTGGTGGTTCCACCTGCGCCGCTGCGCGCAGTGCGGGCACGTCGGCTGCTGCGACAGCTCGCTGGGCAAGCACACCACCGCGCACGCCGAGGAGACCGGGCACCCGGTCATGCAGAGCTACGAGCCCGGTGAGGACTGGTTCTTCGACTACCGCACCCAGGACTCCGTCGCCGGGCCCGAGCTCGCCGCACCGACCAGCCACCCCGCCGACCAGCCCACCCCCGGACCGGCCGGCCGGGTGCCCGCGGACTGGGTCCAGCAGCTCGGCGGCTGA
- a CDS encoding class F sortase: MGVTRDLIDLGIAADGTAEVPADFDDAGWFTPGGRPGARGPTVLMGHVDSTAGPAVFYELRDLQPGDTVELTVADGTVAVYAVTGTEQVAKDTFPTEAVFGATAQDVVRLITCTGDFDGGARSYTDNLVVTAERVG; encoded by the coding sequence CTGGGCGTCACCCGGGACCTGATCGACCTGGGCATCGCCGCCGACGGCACCGCCGAGGTGCCGGCCGACTTCGACGACGCCGGCTGGTTCACCCCCGGCGGTCGCCCCGGGGCGCGTGGTCCGACGGTGCTGATGGGCCACGTGGACTCCACCGCCGGGCCCGCGGTGTTCTACGAGCTGCGCGACCTGCAGCCCGGGGACACCGTCGAGCTCACCGTCGCCGACGGGACGGTCGCCGTCTACGCGGTCACCGGCACCGAGCAGGTCGCCAAGGACACCTTCCCGACCGAGGCGGTCTTCGGCGCGACCGCCCAGGACGTCGTCCGGCTGATCACCTGCACCGGCGACTTCGACGGCGGCGCCCGCAGCTACACCGACAACCTGGTGGTGACCGCCGAACGGGTGGGGTGA
- the pdxY gene encoding pyridoxal kinase PdxY — protein sequence MNVLSIQSHVAYGHVGNSSAVFPLQRLGHEVWPVHTVQFSNHTGYGAWTGRVFDGQAVEEVVDGIDARGVLGSCDAVLSGYLGSADIGHAVVGTVARVRAANPAAVYCCDPVIGDVGRGVFVRPGIAEFMRDTAVPAADVVTPNHYELDLLTGRRTTTLDQVRDAVAALQATGPRVVLTTSLDVEDTPDDAVDLLASEGGRHWRVRTPKLDVSVNGAGDAIAALFLAHWLSTGSAGEALGRAAASVFGLLRTTAEAGSREILLVAAQEEFVSPTRTFAVDEV from the coding sequence GTGAACGTCCTGTCGATCCAGTCCCACGTGGCCTACGGGCACGTCGGCAACTCCTCCGCGGTCTTCCCGCTGCAGCGTCTCGGGCACGAGGTGTGGCCCGTGCACACCGTCCAGTTCTCCAACCACACCGGTTACGGCGCCTGGACCGGCCGGGTCTTCGACGGCCAGGCCGTCGAGGAGGTCGTGGACGGCATCGACGCCCGCGGCGTGCTGGGCAGCTGCGACGCGGTGCTGTCGGGCTACCTGGGCTCGGCCGACATCGGGCACGCCGTCGTCGGCACCGTGGCCCGGGTGCGCGCGGCCAACCCGGCCGCCGTCTACTGCTGCGACCCGGTGATCGGTGACGTCGGCCGCGGGGTGTTCGTCCGGCCGGGCATCGCCGAGTTCATGCGCGACACCGCGGTGCCCGCCGCCGACGTGGTCACCCCCAACCACTACGAGCTGGACCTGCTCACCGGTCGGAGGACGACGACCCTGGACCAGGTGCGCGACGCCGTCGCCGCCCTGCAGGCCACCGGTCCGCGGGTCGTGCTGACCACCAGCCTGGACGTCGAGGACACCCCGGACGACGCGGTCGACCTGCTGGCCAGCGAGGGCGGCCGGCACTGGCGGGTGCGCACCCCGAAGCTGGACGTGTCGGTCAACGGCGCCGGCGACGCGATCGCCGCGCTGTTCCTGGCGCACTGGTTGTCCACCGGCTCGGCCGGCGAGGCGCTGGGCCGGGCCGCGGCCTCGGTGTTCGGCCTGCTGCGGACGACCGCCGAGGCGGGGAGCCGGGAGATCCTCCTGGTCGCCGCGCAGGAGGAGTTCGTCTCCCCCACCCGCACCTTCGCCGTCGACGAGGTCTGA
- a CDS encoding Lrp/AsnC family transcriptional regulator, producing MLPAAPRAVDVRHLRPGGDPLRVRALLCNGLPVDVDDIDRGIVAFLRRDGRATFAEIGAEVGLSAPATKRRVDRLVASGAISGFAAIVDPAALGWSTEAYVEVSYSGVVSPDRLTADYTAITEVVSAWTVSGVADAVVHVQARDVRHLEEVIQRIRVLPDVTGTQTEIVLSRLFQRSPD from the coding sequence ATGCTCCCGGCTGCGCCTCGCGCAGTCGATGTGCGACACCTGCGTCCTGGTGGCGATCCGTTGCGTGTGCGGGCCCTTCTGTGCAACGGTCTGCCGGTGGACGTCGACGACATCGACCGCGGCATCGTGGCCTTCCTCCGCCGGGACGGCCGGGCGACCTTCGCCGAGATCGGCGCCGAGGTCGGGTTGAGCGCCCCGGCCACCAAGCGCCGCGTGGACCGGCTCGTCGCCTCGGGGGCGATCTCCGGGTTCGCCGCGATCGTCGACCCGGCCGCGCTGGGCTGGTCGACCGAGGCCTACGTGGAGGTGTCCTACTCCGGGGTGGTGTCCCCGGACCGGCTGACCGCGGACTACACCGCGATCACCGAGGTGGTCAGCGCCTGGACCGTCTCCGGCGTCGCCGACGCGGTGGTGCACGTGCAGGCCCGCGACGTCCGACACCTGGAGGAGGTCATCCAGCGGATCCGGGTGCTGCCCGACGTCACCGGCACGCAGACCGAGATCGTGCTGTCCCGGCTCTTCCAGCGCAGTCCGGACTGA